From Melospiza georgiana isolate bMelGeo1 chromosome 33, bMelGeo1.pri, whole genome shotgun sequence, the proteins below share one genomic window:
- the TAGLN2 gene encoding transgelin-2: protein MANRGPSYGLSREVQQKIDRQYDPELEQVLVRWILAQCGGDGGSAVAQPAPGRDGFQQWLKDGTVLCRLINSLHPRGQAPVAKIQASAMAFKQMEQISQFLQAAERYGIAATDIFQTVDLWEGKNMACVQRTLMNLGSLAVAKGDGLFVGDPNWFPKKSQENRRVFSEDKLKEGQSVIGLQMGTNRGASQAGMTGYGMPRQIL from the exons ATGGCAAACCGGGGCCCCTCGTACGGGCTGAGCCGGGAGGTGCAGCAGAAGATCGACCGGCAGTACGACCCCGAGCTGGAGCAGGTGCTGGTGCGCTGGATCCTGGCGCAGTGCGGCGGCGACGGCGGCAGCGCGGTGGCACAGCCGGCGCCCGGCAGGGACGGCTTCCAGCAGTGGCTGAAGGATGGCACA gtgCTGTGCCGGCTCATCAACAGCCTCCACCCGCGGGGACAGGCGCCCGTGGCCAAGATCCAGGCGTCGGCCATGGCCTTCAAGCAGATGGAGCAGATCTCGCAGTTCCTGCAGGCGGCCGAGCGCTACGGCATCGCCGCCACCGACATCTTCCAGACCGTGGATCTCTGGGAGG GGAAGAACATGGCGTGCGTGCAGAGGACCCTGATGAACCTGGGCAGCCTGGCCGTGGCCAAGGGTGATGGGCTATTCGTGGGAGACCCCAACTGGTTCCCCAA GAAGTCGCAGGAGAACCGGCGCGTCTTCTCCGAGGACAAGCTGAAGGAGGGGCAGAGCGTCATCGGGCTGCAGATGGGCACCAACCGGGGCGCCTCGCAGGCTGGCATGACGGGCTACGGGATGCCCCGCCAGATCCTCTGA
- the LOC131095047 gene encoding Fc receptor-like protein 4, translating into MSPTAPGASGAVPNVPNSPGAAGGMGDRGESWEGRAQTLGLAGAQTTQILVEPPWTPPALWDWVTLTCQGSGTAGATIWYKDGQRWGQEGCDHLNVTESGTYKCDRPDTGLSPPVTVSADDLVLQVPVRVLLEGDTVTLRCRGWLNKKVTSVSFYREGTKLRGLPDGTELSLSPLQLSHRGRYSCRGWVESLGWKQSAPVTVTVHELSTVPALVLEGPPEITEGSPLNLSCLSTPSPLRPPAPLLYLFYKDGQVLGGPQGSPQLLLPAVGVSHSGNYSCQVQSQFGAVWKSSTQLSVTVRSDNVTLRCSVQVGSAPVTFTWLHNGQEVARGPLLEFGDISVGHSGTYQCVATNQLGQDGHRVFRATSPELALEVTPGSPWVTVATGVGGALLFLLLLVGVIVAWHWWHRAAARKNQERAPPDPQIPPEEGEVLYSHVVVTKRAGASPLATTLQDPQVTYAELRGHQGRPLEPSDIYGNVL; encoded by the exons ATGTCCCCAACTGCCCCCGGCGCGAGCGGCGCTGTCCCCAACGTCCCCAACAGCCCCGGAGCCGCGGGGGGGATGGGGGATCGAGGAGAGTCCTGGGAAGGACGGG cccagaccctcGGCCTCGCTG gtgcccagaccacCCAGATCCTCGTGGAGCCCCCATGGACACCACCAGCGCTGTGGGACTgggtgacactgacctgccagggctcggggacCGCCGGTGCCACCATCTGGTACAAGGACGGGCAGcgctgggggcaggagggatgtGACCATCTCAATGTCACCGAGAGTGGCACCTACAAATGTGACAGACCCGACACCGGACTCAGCCCCCCTGTGACAGTCTCAGCTG atgatctggtgctgcaggtgccggtgcgggtgctgctggagggggacacggtgacactgCGCTGCCGGGGATGGCTGAACAAGAAGGTCACCTCGGTGTCCTTCTACCGAGAGGGGACAAAACTGAGGGGGCTCCCCGATGGcactgagctgtccctgtcccctctgcaacTGAGCCACAGAGGCCGctacagctgcaggggctgggtggaATCCTTGGGGTGGAAGCAGTCAGCGccggtgacagtgacagtgcacG AGCTCTCCACAGTGCCAGCGCTGGTGCTGGAGGGTCCCCCCGAGATCACCGAGGGGTCCCCCCTGaatctcagctgcctcagcacccccagccccctgcggCCCCCAGCCCCCCTCCTGTACCTGTTCTATAAGGATGGGCAGGTTCTGGGGGGCCCGCAGGGGTCcccgcagctgctgctgcccgccGTGGGGGTCTCCCACTCGGGGAATTACAGCTGCCAGGTGCAGTCCCAGTTTGGGGCCGTGTGGAAGAGCAGCACCCAGCTCAGCGTCACGGTGCGCA GTGACAACGTGACCCTGCGCTGCTCggtgcaggtgggctcagcccctgtcaccttcacctggctgcacaaCGGGCAGGAGGTGGCCCGGGGTCCCCTGCTGGAGTTTGGGGACATCTCTGTGGGACATTCGGGCACCTACCAGTGTGTGGCCAccaaccagctgggacaggacggGCACCGCGTGTTCAGGGCaaccagccctgagctggccctggaggtgacacctgGATCACCCTGGGTCACAG TGGCCACAGGGGTCGGTGGGGCCcttttgttcctgctcctgctcgtGGGTGTCATCGTGgcctggcactggtggcaccgTGCGG ctgccaggaagaACCAGGAAAG GGCCCCTCCGGATCCCCAGATCCCCCCAGAGGAGGGGGAGGTGCTGTACAGCCACGTCGTGGTCACCAAGAGGGCAGGGG CGTCCCCCCTTGCCACCACCCTCCAGGATCCCCAGGTGACCTACGCGGAGCTGCGGGGACACCAGGGGCGACCACTGGAACCCAGTGACATCTATGGgaatgtgctgtga